Genomic window (Danio rerio strain Tuebingen ecotype United States chromosome 24, GRCz12tu, whole genome shotgun sequence):
aatgtgttttgaaatgtgtttgaaAAGTTTATGTACACTTAAGTGGAGATTAACCAGTAGACATAGATAGAGAGTGATCATCTCCGACTGTTTTTACAATAGagttaaattgtattatattaatgaCATTAAACAAAGAATGTGCCTTTGTGACGAAATGGCCAAGATGTTTGCCTTGCACTGGCCGGGATTCATCTAGTTTGAATGAGGATGGAGCTTCCTCAATATGAAATTTCACACTCATTGTCACTTTTAAACTGCTCAACTTGTAGCGGGATTCATTAAACCTCCCAACCGATTTGAGTTGCATCACATTTTACACAGTTTTCACGTGAATCTCACTTGTGTAGCATATATAACTTGATCAGTTTTAAATTTCTGACTTGCCTTCTATCCATCAGGTATATCAACCACTCCTGCGCACCCAACTGCATTACTGAGGTTGTGGCTTTGGAGAGGGGTCACAAAATCATTATCAGTTCCAACCGCAGAATCCAAAGAGGCGAAGAGGTATGTGTTGTATAAAGAGCTCTTCAATACATCGGTCTTTGACATTAGCTTAGTGTCCATAACCCTTTGACATTAGCTCCATAACCCTGCGTTAATGGAAATTTTTAATGATCACATTAGAAACGAGTGATGGAAATGCCACATTTCTTAAAAAgaaattcacaaaataaaaaaaaaaacatatacttgCTTAAGGTGGTATTGGCGAAAAAGGGTATATTAAATTGTATGTGTACCGATAAGCCAGTGCTACAGTTTGATTTGGTTCACTGTATTTGGCCCAATGTATGATTCATTTGGTTTAGTTTGCTAGGGGCAGAGCTTGTGGAACACTGTTAGAACACTTGATTCACTTTGGACTTAACAATAGAAATAATTAAACTTTATTCACTACATGCTGGCTTCACATGTTTCTGTTTATTGCTGTCAGCTTATCTGTGTAAACTAAAATGAAATCTCCACAGCAGTGTGGTCAGACATAAACACTTTTGCCTCCATACAGTGCATTTTGAATGTTTCAAAACACCTTGTATCACTATGGATGGCTGTCGCAAAACTGACGTGTCGACACAGTGTCAAGATCCCAAAgcgcaagtgtttcaaaacactgcaccgaagcatgatccgaaacacccaggtctcATGTAGCCTAGTAGACCATGCGTGTGCCTGTGCTGCAATTGTCCCAAGTGGTAATCAAGACACAGAAGTTGTGACGATGTATTtcaataatgttacttttttatgactaaaacacaacatttttattcacaaagtgttcattcgGATGTCACACTAATGTTAAAACACAACAcattacaagaacagagcatttaaagaCTAATATCCATAACTGCATCACCCTGGGTTCAAACCTATTATCTCTGCATGCTACTCAGGAACTCTCATCTCTCTAACAAATCACTTGAATCCTCAACTCTACAATGTTGGGTTTAATACCTCAGtttgcttaactgtttctttgctgaagctgttccagagcaatacaggaaaaatgaccactaggtgtcactgagATGGGTTTTGAAACATTTTGAAGCTTCGACATTACACACATGTGACTCCATTaaacttgccttgtttactgATGTACCAATACTACAATCAGCTGCTCCAACAACTTGATGGAAACTAATCTACGTCATATttgggattttattttaaaaaatttggcATTCTTTGAAAAGATTCTTTGCACATTAGGATGGAAAACAAAGTCATTGACATTCATGCTAAGCAATTAAGTGAACTGAATGAGTCTCAATCTCATGCTGAATCTGAATAGGTTCCACAATCAGAAACATTgcctttttatttcttattttcatctatgtgaagctgctttgacatgatTGATATTGTAAAAAGCGCTGTGGCCACAGCcctgtcaccctgcagcccaagaccagttactcactgaagctaagcagagctgagcctggtcagtacctgcatgggagaccacatgggaaaactagattgctgttggaagtggtattagagaagccagcagggggcgctcaacatgcactctgtgtgagttctaatgccccagtatagtgaaggggacattatactgtcagtgggcgccgtcttttggatgagactaattgaggtcctgactctttgtggtcattaaaaaaaccCAGGCCACTTCtcttaaagagtaggggtgtaatccCAGTGTCCAAATTCAGTCCATCATCACTTACCCATCATAgactcccaatcatccccatccaccgaatttgctctatcactgtctctccactccaccaatagctagtgtgtggtgtgcaCACTGGAGCtcttgtcctgtggctgccatcacatcatccaagtttatgctgcacactggtgggggtTTGGATTGTGAGCGCTTTGGATGTATGGAcgtacacaataaatgtgctttataaaaataaatacattatagaaATATAGACAAAGATGTAAAACTATTTAATTCTGCCAGTCGGAGAGGCATTTGTTCTCAAAACAATATACTAAAATGTAGCCTTCGTGCTAACTAGATTGACGTTTACCATTCCGGTCtccttttttccctctctctccctctctctttcagtTGTGTTACGACTACAAGTTTGATCTGGAGGACGATCAGCATAAAATCCCCTGTCACTGCGGTGCCGTTAACTGCAGGAAGTGGATGAATTGAAAGAGCTCTCCGTAAAGACGGAATCCATCATATGCATTCCTTTCTTAGACCCGAGAAATGTGCGACGTAGACCGCAGGACTGTAAGAGGGGGTCTAAAGGTATGGATTTTGACTCCAGCGTGTCTGTTTCTGGTTCAGTTGGTAAAGAGTTGACATAGTTTATGATCGAGCACCTTCACCTAAATTAAATGAATAGGCTGCACACTGGTAACTCTGAATTGCAAAGacaatgtaaatgtgtttttccTGGATGAAAGATGAGATGGTGAGCGAGTGCTAAACAGGATTTTCAGGTGGGCTTAGGCTTGAACGTGCTGGCCACAGCCTTATTTACATATATAGAGGCAGGTCCTCTGGGTAAagaaatatatacacaaatatatatatatatatatatatacacatgtagtTACAGAAATGTAGACACCACTGAACAAGGAATGTACTGAGAAGACTTCCTTAGGGATAAAGCTAAGGGAATTATTAACTTGCACTAAAACAGAAAGATACCGTTTAAATACTTGATTCCATGAGTCAGTTTATTTGTTTCGTTTCACCTTTGCTTTGATTTCTGTAAAATAAGAGACGGCTTTTGTATTTATTAAGGATCGAAGCTATTTTTAAAGATGCGGAAGAGCAGAGTCGAGCTGCTGGGAAAGCCTGCCGATTGGACAGAACATGTTACTTTATACGATGTGTAAATATCCGTCTATAATGAAACGTTTTTAAATACTCGACCAAATGTTACCTTAACTTTATCATAGCTGTCTGAGtgaccttttgtttgttttcaacaaaacgacagaaaataaaataaaaaaacgatgaaaaaaaaaagtctatatatTTAAGAAGGATGTGGAGAAATCATTTTGAGAGTTTATGTATTGTATAAAGATGTACAGAATCTGTAAAAATGAAAGAATTCAGagtatttttgttgtatttagaATGTAGAATCAATATTGTCTAAAATGATCTGACCACTTGAAGAACTCTttccttcgtttttttttttttttgcatttttatatatattttcgcAATCGAGAACGAGCACCAATCATGCCGAGGCGATTAATCTCTTAACTCTGTTCATCAGATTAGTGTGCACTGTGAATTTCCACCCATAATGCGTTTAATAATGCTCTACTTAACTCTCTGCAGCCTAGATGAAGTTCCATGCCTTTCACGTTCAGAAAACTCCATGCTTCATAAAATGTAACGTACGCTTCTTTCTTGTTTACATTTAACCGATGAGAGAgggtttatttttagtttgtggAAAACGTCAGAATCTCAATATGATGTCACAAACTCCAATTAGCTGAATAATTCAAACCTGGTGGTAGCACTTTGCAGGCCGGTTTGAGATGAAGTTTTTTCACGCGGACTGCAGTTGTTGGTATTCTTCCGCGGTCCTGAGCTTGTAATATACATGGCATGATGTATTTTTTCAATTTTTCGGATAAATCAATTGTACATAGTTTCTCAATGACTGGATGTAATTAAATTTTGTTCTTGGATATTTGCTTTTCTCCCCCTTCTTGTACAATATCCAGACATTTAACAGtatttgtctttttctttgtccTGTATAGTAGTATCCGATGTTTAAAACAGAGCTTTTTTTTGGAAGTATACAACGTGTGGGTTTTGGAGTTTGTGGAATCAAGATTtagaaacatttacaaaaataaaatattttacatcatGTTGCTTTTCTGTGTTCATTAtggtgggggaggggggggggtcatcatgttcattttaattatgacattttataatacgatattggaaaaatataacattgcaatattttgctttgcTGTGATATACACTACAGTTAGGTTCATAAATATTTGGAAATAAACATAATTCTAATTTTTTtgggctctatacaccaacacaatggatttgaaattaaacgaacaagatgtgctttaactacagactgtcagctttaatttgagggtatttacatccaaatcaggtgaacgctgtaggaattacaatgGTTTACATATGtgctcccacttgttaaggggaggcacatatgtaaatatatgccaagttcacctttctttcccattctgatgatcggttttaactgcagcagatcgtcttgtccttgtctacatgcctaagtgcattaagttgctgccatgtgattggcttttTAGTCGACTACAAACAAAATCTCAGTTATAAAATGGACAGTTCATGTCGTTGAGTCTGAGTTTGTCCTTGATTCTGCAGCTTTTGCTTTGGTAAATATTCTGCTCTCAGTATTGCGCCAAAGAAacctttatttgtttcatttcttgtgttttatttgtgtgaAACCTTGCTGCTGTTAAGAAATAAGCATGAAGCTGTGGTTTATAGTGAGTTTATAATGGTACAGTACATCACTCCACATAAATCCCCCTTTTAAATTCACTGAACCGTTGCTTCTTTTGGCTCTctgctttatttttgttgtttctaAATCCTCACTTTAAGCCCaaagtcattttattttgaatttaattctaatttagtttttttttttttttttttttaaataaataaataacttaaaagcTTTttggagctctctctctctctctcccctctctctctctctctctctctctctctcccctctctctctctctctctctctctctctctctctctccctctctcgctGGCTCTTTTGGTCAGATCAAATGATTTATAAAATGAAACGGATCAAATAAACAGTTCCTCAAGTTAGTACTGATATCAGATGCTTACCAAGCTGCAATTACTGCATGTCTGTGGGGTATTTTACAACAGCCTAGAACACcgctcagccaatcagaatcaaggacTGGAgcaatttgatttattattatccaGGGTTTTCCTGGTGTGGTATTCTGAGCATGACGTTTTGACTGCTTgatataaatacattttgcatTATTGAAATCTTATTAAGCAAAACATTATCTTATTTACAAAAAGAAACTAAGAAGCTAAcattaaatgtgttatttattacATAACCAGTGCTTGAGCAACACTTGGGGTCTGTCTGCCTTATTTTTgtcaaaaacatgaaacaaaatgaTAATATGTGGCCACTATGTAGGAACATTTTAATTAACTATAGTAAATGTTACAGTGCTGCTCTGTTCCAGAAATTCCCTTTCTTTAACACCTTTATATACAACATGAATACacaattgatgaatgaatgaatgaatgaataaattgaatgaatgaatgaatgaatgaatgaatgaatgaatgaatgaatgaatgaatgaatgaaatatcaaaaaagtgaaaaacacacacacacacatacacacacacacacacacacaaacactggagTCTCAGATTGGCCACCTGCATGATAAATGTGGGCATTGCATTAATTGTATGTAGGCTACTGTTCTAGAGTCAGCAGGTAAAACATGTGCCAGGGTTGTGTATCATTcaccgtggtgacccctgatgaagagCTGGATATGCAGAGAGGTGAGTAAGTTGGACTACAATTGAATTACTTCACTAAAATAATTCACTGTTTGCAAGCATTGAAAACTCCACCTGCTGGCGACACCTGCTGGCCAAAACTGTGTACATGCGACCAAAGCTCAAACTCAAACGTGCATATTAAGCTCTTACAAACGGTTTATTGAAGATATTCTCTTAAATGCAATTAACTATAGAATAACCGTCACATCACGGAATAAAAGAGGTTACTGGCGGCAATAAAGAATTACACTAATAAAAAATAGTGAGTAGAGCAACAGAATGCATGTCTTCTATTCAATTTCACAACTTATGTACCTCTAAActattaatattgtaattattagttgtagtattttattgtattgttttttcttaaaatatggtATTAGCTTTAGATGTTTTAGCAGTAAATGTTCTGTAAATGTTttgcaatgtttttgtttttaaattttttaaagaaaaaaatacgcacaacatgttttaaaatgaatataaatttatttgaatGTACTTCATGCTATACAAATATTACAAGAAATGGGAAATGCATCAATATAAactcatttaaaagcatatattGTGTTAATGACCACTTCAGCTATAACTACACATACTGTAGTGATGTAATAGATTCCCCCGCGCCGTCGTCATGGTTATTTCGGAACGTTCAGATATATTGGAGTGTTCTACTTTTTACATCATACCGAGTTGTCGAATGATCGTAAGTACATTTTACTCTGTGCTCTTTAActtttttatgttaataaatctgttttttctgttaaaaatgtttaatatttcagAAAACATGCTGTTTTTAGCTCAAATATTGTATCATAGCCGCTTTTCCGCTGTCCGGTTTTGGTTAAAGGTGTCTGGCAGACCAAAAACCCTGGCGGTGACCGGAGGTATAGGTCTTTACAGGCCGGGCAGTTGAAAAGCAGCTATTGATTTAAACTAACGTTACACGCAGTGAAATACACATTCACAATGCTATACAGTGGGTGTTTTAAGCGGGGATGAAAGCAACATTTGAATGTAAAAACCTAATTAACAAAACTAAATGTTTGTTGTGGTAACTAACTCTGTCCAGACCAGCTGTTAATTTGTATCAATGTAGAACAACTTCAATACTGTAACTTCACGTCAAACAAAAGTTGCAGATTGTTACTGGGTGGGTCAGAAGTAACACAATATTTGCTGGATTTActggcttaatcttgtttatttgaaatatatttgacTATGATCTtggtaatgttaaaaaaaagaactGATATGAATTCTGCTCTTAAAAGCTGAAATTCAGACCTAACCGCAGGACACAGTCCTAAAATCAgttgatatttggcagctccatcaaggcttgtgctgttatagcctggaaagcaaatgttgtcagggTTTTCCCATGTTACTTTCATCCTTGCTCTCCCCTAATGCTGTAATTTTCATGATTACTGtgtgttttggttattttaagaGAATACAAACTGTTCAGaagctttttattatttactaatctCATTTCTTTGTTTCACAGTGCTTTACTGTGTGTTTGCCATCGTCATCAGTGTCTATCGATCTTCTACTTCTTCTGTTTCGTCATTGCGTTTGTCACCAGCATGTCGACCATTGATTTCAACCATCTTTCCAACCTGATTCCTGCCTCTCTGTCACCTGAGAGCGCAGAAGAGCTCGCCACGGCCCTCTCCACCGGCCGCTGGTGGGCTATCATGGAGGTGTTACACCCCATCGATGAGGAGCGTCAGTTTGACTTCACTTCAGATCACCAGAGTCAAACTGTGGAGGTAACttacaaaaaatgaaatattaataaaacgaAAAAGCAAAATCAAGTTAACCTGAGTCAAATTAACTCATAatatattaaactgacttaagATTATGTCTGATTCTTCAACAGGACGAGTTTTCTGCGTCTGGTCCAGCAGAGACAGCAGATGCGTCCTCCGTCACTGAGGCCTCAGGTGAGCTCGCCACTGCCCTCGCTGCAGGGGCCATCATGGTGGCTGAGCGCCCTGTTGAGGAGCCTCAGGTTGACATCTCCTCAGTGCCGTTTTTGGAGGCACCAGAAACATCACCAGGAGCTTCTGTGCCTGAGAACAGGGAACCCACCACATCCCCAGTCCTCAAGAGCCAGCCTGGAGCTCCTGTGTATGCCGAGTCTGACACCCCGGGCTACGGAAATCAAATCCCCACGCCTGCTGAGCCAGCTTTGGGCCCACCTGTGTGTCCTGTAAGTCACTACTGCCTCTCGCTTTCACTTATCTTCAGAATATTAATTAAAGGAAGCTTTAAACTGGGCTATTAAGTTCTGAgtatttaattaatctgtttgttttttttcgataGGGCAACGGATACATGTTTCAGATGGTTTCAGCAGAGCCTAAAGATTATAAAAGACTTCGAAGAGTTTCGAGGTGTCGCCGGTCTCCGACTCTGCAGCAGATAAGAGAGGCATGGGTGAGTTCCTGCTTCCTTTTAGTTATACTCAGTGTTACTGGGTGGAGATTTTAGTCTATACAGTAGTGAACATTTGAAAATTGAGATTGGGAGatgttcaatagttttaaaacaaccaGTGTTGACCACCCCACACCGAGTATACTATTATCTGCAGCCATCATTTAAAAGCTCACAGATCAACACATGATTTATCTAGAACCTGCTTCATTCATAGACTCCACATATAGAAGTTTAAATTGTCAGATCTTCAGGTTGTCTGTAAATCTGTTCAGAGTAACATGATTTTGTCTTTGTCTCCAACAGCTTAaagaataattatattatataattatatttaaatgcctCTTCAGAAGCAGCAGCATGTGGAGGTTGTGGCCAGTAGGGGACAAAATCGAATCCCTGAACCACAACCTGAAAGACCTCAGCTGACAGATGTGAACGAAATAATCCGTGAGCTTCTGTCTGGTCTTGAGCCTGCTCTTCCTCCCAAAGCAATGAGAGAACCGGTTAGTTCCTGCTTTCTGTTTTACCCAGTCTTAGAATTAAAAATTAGTGTTGGAAAAAGCCCTAAATGTGTTACTTGGTTACTTTTAAAAGCAAGTCATGTGACAAATGAGTTAtatttgcattatattatattattgcgtTGATATTActggcctgtgcaaaaaaaggtTTCCAAATGTTTATATGGAGTTTTATGGAGTAAATCAACAAatcacagtgtgtgtgtctgaatacaCTCACTTAGGGTTTTGGTAGATTCAGTGTTAAATCATAGACTTCACAGTAGCAATTTGAGTTGACAGATCTTCAGCTTGTCTGTAAATCTGTTGAGTAACATGATTTTGTCTTTGTCTCCAGCAGGATGAAGCATTTGTCAATCAGATGCCTCATCAGAACCTGCAGCATGTGGAGGTTGTGGCCAGTAGGGGACAAAATCAGATCCCTGAACCACAACCTGAGCAGCAGCAACAGAATGAACCTGAGAGACCCCAGCAGAGAGACTTAGTAGTGAACCGAAGAGTCCGTGGGGTTCTGCGTGGTCTTCAGTCTGCTCGTCCTCTCAGAAGAATGAGAGAACAGGTTAGTCAGTCTTAGAATTAAAAAAAGAGTCTACACTGAATGTACTTTTCCAGGATTGTTTCCCAAAAAAATCAAGCATCAATCTGCTTATCAGTGctggaaaaaagtaaataaatgtgttgcttagttactttttaaagtaggtgatgtaaaaaatatgttatATCTGCATTTTTTTAGATTAAGATGGTCATATATGACTTTTTTACCCAACACTAATGCTTTTAAATATGCTCAAATGTTCTCTTTAACTCTTGTGTATTGTTattaccctttcattatgttagtggctgtttttgccccattgaccttCATTATAATGACACTTTTGATTGTAAAGCCTTGACAGCAAGTAATCatgtattcttgattgttggtggctTTCTCAGTTGAGAAGAGGAAacattttactgttgatcattagttTGCTCTATTAACCCTTTAGACAGGCCTGTGCAGAAAACTGTCAAGCTTTTATATGAAGTTCTATTGAGTAAATcaactcagtgtgtgtgtgtgcataaatattTACAGCGTTTTGGTAGATTCATTGTTAAATCATAGATTCCACATATAGAAGTTTGAGTTGACAGATCTTCAGCTTGTCTGTAAATCTGTTGAGCAACATGATTTTGTCTTTGTCTCCAGCAGGATGAAGCATTTGTGAATCAGATGCCTCATCAGAACCTGCAGCATGTGGAGGTTGTGGCCAGTAGGGGACAAAATCAGATCCCTGAACCACAACCTGAGCAGCAGCAACAGAATGAACCTGAGAGACCTCAGCAGAGAGACTTAGTAGTGAATGGAAGAGTCCGTGGGGTTCTGCGTGGTCTTCAGTCTGCTCGTCCTCTCAGAAGAATGAGAGAATTGGTTAGTCAGTCTTTACTCACTTTTAGAATTAAAAAAGAGTCTACCCTGAATGTACTTTTCCAGGATTGTTCCCCAAAACAGTTATTAAATGCGTTAATTAGCTACTTTTTAAATAAGTGATGtaaaaaaactttatatttgcattatttttagatTAAAATGGTCATGTATTACTTTTTTTCTAATGCTGTTGCTTAAAAATAAGCTCAAATGTTCTCTTTAACTCTTGTGTATTGTTACTATCCTTTcattatgttagtggctgtttttgctccattgacctccattataatgAGACTTTTTGATTGTAAAGCCTTGACAGCAAGTAATCACACATTCTTCACTGTCGGTGGTTTTCCTGCTTGAGAAGAGgaaacatttttactgttgaCCATTAGTTTGCACTATTACCTCTTTAGaaaggcctgtgcaaaaaaagtgTCTAGCTTTTATATCAAGTAATATGAAGTAAAACAACAaatcatagtgtgtgtgtataaatacacTCACTTATAAAGTTTTGGTAGATTCCAGCCATTTGAGTTGACAGATCTTCAGCTTGTCTGTAAATCTGTTGAGCAACATGATTTTGTCTTTGTCTCCAGCAGGATGAAGCATTTGTGAATCAGATGCCTCATCAGAACCTGCAGCATGTGGAGGTTGTGGCCAGTAGGGGACAAAATCAGATCCCTGAACCACAACCTGAGCAGCAGCAACAGAATGAACCTGAGAGACCCCAGCAGAGAGACTTAGTAATCAATGGAAGAGTCCGTGGGGTTCTGCGTGGTCTTCAGTCTGCTCGTCCTCTCAGAAGAATGAGAGAACAGGTTAGTCAGTCTTAGAATTAAAAATGAGTCTACACTGAATGTACTTTTCCAGGATTGTTTcccaaaaaagtaattaaatgcttTAATTAGCTACTTGTTAAATAAGTGATGTAAAAaactttatatttgatttattttaagattaaaattaaaatggtcatgtaTTACTTTTTTCTAATGCTGTtgcttaaaaatgtgctcaaaTGTTCTCTTTAACTCTTGTGTATTGTTACTATCCTTTcattatgttagtggctgtttttgctccattgaccTTCATTATAACGACACTTTTTGATTATAAAGCCTTGACATCAAGTAATCATACATTCTTCATTGTCGGTGGTTTTCCTGCTTGAGAAGAggaaacatttgtcatttttactgttgatcattagttTACACTATCAACCCTTTAGAAAGGCCAGGGCAAAAAAGTATCTAGCTTTTATATGGAGTAACAACAaatcatagtgtgtgtgtgtataaatacacTCACTTATAAAGTTTTGGTAGATTCCAGCCATTTGACATGACAGATCTTCAGCTTGTCTGTAAATCTGTTGAGTAACATGATTTTGTCTTTGTCTCCAGCAGGATGAAGCATTTGTGAATCAGATGCCTCATCAGAACCTGCAGCATGTGGAGGTTGTGGCCAGTAGGGGACAAAATCAGATCCCTGAACCACAACCTGAGCAGCAGCAACAGAATGAACCTGAGAGACCCCAGCAGAGAGACTTAGTAATCAATGGAAGAGTCCGTGGGGTTCTGCGTGGTCTTCAGTCTGCTCGTCCTCTCAGAAGAATGAGAGAACAGGTTAGTTCCTGCTAAGAATTCGTCTACACTGAATGTGCTATTCCAGAATTGTTTCCCAAAAGAAAGTTGTGgttaaattaagactcaaaatccccCCAGAGTGAATGAAACTCTCCTCAACAGCACACGAGGGTTAGAAGTGTTGTATCTGAAACTGAAAGAAAAAGATTTTCATGATGATGTCTGTTCTTCAGCAGGAGGAAATTGTTAATCTCCAGAATCCTCCTCTCCGGCAACCCCGGCCTGGTCCACCGCCTACCTACATTCGCAGGACGGTGGTGGGCAGCATTGGAGATTTTGCACGCCATTGATGAGGAGTCTGAAAGATCAGCCTCAAAGATGAactaataaatcaataaagaGATTGTAAACAGAGTTCTGGAACTATATTTATCCTTTTTGTCAATGccgcagcctacctgagtattgttactgaccatgtccatcactttatCACCACAGTGTATGACCatacgtgtgggtttcctccggttt
Coding sequences:
- the LOC560947 gene encoding uncharacterized protein isoform X25; translation: MSTIDFNHLSNLIPASLSPESAEELATALSTGRWWAIMEVLHPIDEERQFDFTSDHQSQTVEDEFSASGPAETADASSVTEASGELATALAAGAIMVAERPVEEPQVDISSVPFLEAPETSPGASVPENREPTTSPVLKSQPGAPVYAESDTPGYGNQIPTPAEPALGPPVCPGNGYMFQMVSAEPKDYKRLRRVSRCRRSPTLQQIREAWQQHVEVVASRGQNRIPEPQPERPQLTDVNEIIRELLSGLEPALPPKAMREPDEAFVNQMPHQNLQHVEVVASRGQNQIPEPQPEQQQQNEPERPQQRDLVVNRRVRGVLRGLQSARPLRRMREQQDEAFVNQMPHQNLQHVEVVASRGQNQIPEPQPEQQQQNEPERPQQRDLVVNGRVRGVLRGLQSARPLRRMRELQDEAFVNQMPHQNLQHVEVVASRGQNQIPEPQPEQQQQNEPERPQQRDLVINGRVRGVLRGLQSARPLRRMREQDEAFVNQMPHQNLQHVEVVASRGQNQIPEPQPEQQQQNEPERPQQRDLVINGRVRGVLRGLQSARPLRRMREQQEEIVNLQNPPLRQPRPGPPPTYIRRTVVGSIGDFARH
- the LOC560947 gene encoding uncharacterized protein isoform X12; this encodes MSTIDFNHLSNLIPASLSPESAEELATALSTGRWWAIMEVLHPIDEERQFDFTSDHQSQTVEDEFSASGPAETADASSVTEASGELATALAAGAIMVAERPVEEPQVDISSVPFLEAPETSPGASVPENREPTTSPVLKSQPGAPVYAESDTPGYGNQIPTPAEPALGPPVCPGNGYMFQMVSAEPKDYKRLRRVSRCRRSPTLQQIREAWQQHVEVVASRGQNRIPEPQPERPQLTDVNEIIRELLSGLEPALPPKAMREPQDEAFVNQMPHQNLQHVEVVASRGQNQIPEPQPEQQQQNEPERPQQRDLVVNRRVRGVLRGLQSARPLRRMREQQDEAFVNQMPHQNLQHVEVVASRGQNQIPEPQPEQQQQNEPERPQQRDLVVNGRVRGVLRGLQSARPLRRMRELDEAFVNQMPHQNLQHVEVVASRGQNQIPEPQPEQQQQNEPERPQQRDLVINGRVRGVLRGLQSARPLRRMREQQDEAFVNQMPHQNLQHVEVVASRGQNQIPEPQPEQQQQNEPERPQQRDLVINGRVRGVLRGLQSARPLRRMREQQEEIVNLQNPPLRQPRPGPPPTYIRRTVVGSIGDFARH
- the LOC560947 gene encoding uncharacterized protein isoform X23, with translation MSTIDFNHLSNLIPASLSPESAEELATALSTGRWWAIMEVLHPIDEERQFDFTSDHQSQTVEDEFSASGPAETADASSVTEASGELATALAAGAIMVAERPVEEPQVDISSVPFLEAPETSPGASVPENREPTTSPVLKSQPGAPVYAESDTPGYGNQIPTPAEPALGPPVCPGNGYMFQMVSAEPKDYKRLRRVSRCRRSPTLQQIREAWQQHVEVVASRGQNRIPEPQPERPQLTDVNEIIRELLSGLEPALPPKAMREPQDEAFVNQMPHQNLQHVEVVASRGQNQIPEPQPEQQQQNEPERPQQRDLVVNRRVRGVLRGLQSARPLRRMREQQDEAFVNQMPHQNLQHVEVVASRGQNQIPEPQPEQQQQNEPERPQQRDLVVNGRVRGVLRGLQSARPLRRMRELDEAFVNQMPHQNLQHVEVVASRGQNQIPEPQPEQQQQNEPERPQQRDLVINGRVRGVLRGLQSARPLRRMREQQDEAFVNQMPHQNLQHVEVVASRGQNQIPEPQPEQQQQNEPERPQQRDLVINGRVRGVLRGLQSARPLRRMREQEEIVNLQNPPLRQPRPGPPPTYIRRTVVGSIGDFARH
- the LOC560947 gene encoding uncharacterized protein isoform X30 — protein: MSTIDFNHLSNLIPASLSPESAEELATALSTGRWWAIMEVLHPIDEERQFDFTSDHQSQTVEDEFSASGPAETADASSVTEASGELATALAAGAIMVAERPVEEPQVDISSVPFLEAPETSPGASVPENREPTTSPVLKSQPGAPVYAESDTPGYGNQIPTPAEPALGPPVCPGNGYMFQMVSAEPKDYKRLRRVSRCRRSPTLQQIREAWQQHVEVVASRGQNRIPEPQPERPQLTDVNEIIRELLSGLEPALPPKAMREPQDEAFVNQMPHQNLQHVEVVASRGQNQIPEPQPEQQQQNEPERPQQRDLVVNRRVRGVLRGLQSARPLRRMREQQDEAFVNQMPHQNLQHVEVVASRGQNQIPEPQPEQQQQNEPERPQQRDLVVNGRVRGVLRGLQSARPLRRMRELDEAFVNQMPHQNLQHVEVVASRGQNQIPEPQPEQQQQNEPERPQQRDLVINGRVRGVLRGLQSARPLRRMREQDEAFVNQMPHQNLQHVEVVASRGQNQIPEPQPEQQQQNEPERPQQRDLVINGRVRGVLRGLQSARPLRRMREQQEEIVNLQNPPLRQPRPGPPPTYIRRTVVGSIGDFARH